A window of Bradyrhizobium diazoefficiens genomic DNA:
CGAGCTCGCGCGCTTCCGCGCCACCGTCGCGACCGACCTCACCGGCGTCTACGCCACCATCCTTGCCGCCCATCCGCTCCTGAAGAACGCGGGTTCGGCTGCGATCGTCAACGTCACCAGCATCAATTCCGTCCGCGGCTTTCCCGGCAATCCGGGCTACGTGGCGGCGAAGGCCGGCCTTGCCGGGCTGACGCGTGCGCTCGCCGCCGACTATGCGCCCGACGGCATCCGCGTCAACGCGCTTGCGCCGGGCTATGTCGCGACCGAGATGACCGCGACGAGTTTTGCCGATCCCGTCATGCACGAGGCGAGGCGCCGCCACACCATGCTCGGTCGCTGGGGTCAGCCGGCCGATATGGTGGGAGCTGCCGTTTTCCTGGCATCGGAAGCCTCCGCCTATGTGACCGGTCAGGAGATCTTCGTCGACGGCGGCTGGATCGCCAAGGGCCTCGCCATCAGTTCGGATAGCAAATCGTGACCCAAACGCTGCAACGCATCGGCTTTATGCAGGGACGGCTGTCGGCCCTGGTCGACGGTAAGATCCAGGCGTTCCCCTGGGACGAATGGCGGGACGAGTTTCCGCGCGCGAAGGAACTCGGTCTGACGCGGATGGAATGGACCATCGACCAGGAACGGCTGCGCGAGAATCCGCTGATGACCGAACAGGGACAGCAGGACATTCTGGCGCTGTCGCGCGAAAACAGCGTCCGGATCCCGAGCCTGACCGGCGACTGCTTCATGCAGGCGCCGTTCTGGAAGGTCGACGCCGTCGTGCGCGATTCGCTCGTTGCCGATCTCGACCGTCTGATCGCCGCCTGTAGCCGCATCGGCATCGAATTCGTCGTGATCCCGCTGGTCGACAACGGCAAGATCGAACGCGAGAGCGAGAGCGATACGCTGAAGCGTGTGCTGCTCGCACGCTCAGAGCAGCTCGCAAGACGGAACGTCAAGATCGTCTTCGAGTCCGATCTGCCACCGGGCGAACTTGCCCGGTTCATGGAGGCCTTTCCGGCCGAAATCTTCGGCATCAACTACGACAGCGGCAACAGCGCTTCGCTCGGCTACGACAGCCACGAGGAGATCGACGCTTACGCGCCGCGCATCCTCAACGTGCACGTGAAGGACCGCATCCGCGGCGGCACCACCGTGCCGCTCGGCAGCGGCAACGCAGACCTTGCCAAGACAATCCGTCTGATCGAGCGCTCCGGCTACAAGGGCCAATACATCCTGCAAACCGCGCGCGCCTCCGACGGCGATCACGCCGGCGCGCTGGCAAAATATCGCGACATGACGGTCGGCTGGATCGAGGACGCCGCGCGATGAAACTCGAGCTGACCGATCGCGTCGCTCTCGTCACCGGCGCCAGCCGCGGCATCGGGCTTGCGATCGCGACGATGCTCGCCGCGGAAGGTGCCAAGGTCGCGCTTGCGGCGCGGGGAGCCGATGCGCTGAACGCCGCGCGCGCGGCGGTCGGCGCGCAGAGCTCGGTTCACCTTGCCGACGTCACCGACCCGGCCGCCGCCACTGCACTGGTACAGGAGGTCGAACGGCAGTGGGGCCGGCTCGACATCCTCGTCTGCAACGTCGGCAGTGGCGCTTCCGTACCACCTGGGAAGGAAACCGCAGCGGAGTGGTCCCGGGTGATGGACCTCAATCTGTTCGCTACGACCAACATGATCGAGGCCGCCCGGCCGTTGATGGCGCGCGGCGGCGGCGACCGGGCGATCGTCTGCATCTCTTCGATCGCCGGCATGGCGGCGCTCGGCGCGCCCGTGACTTACCATGCCGCGAAGGCCGCGCTGAATGCGACCGTGCGCGGTCTGGCGCGCCCGCTGGCGCTCGAAGGCATCCGCATCAATGCGGTCGCCCCCGGAAATATCCTGTCCGCGGACGGCACCTGGGCGCGCAAGCTCGCGGAGAATAGTGCTGCGGTCGAGGAGATGCTCGTGCGCGATGTGGCGCTGCGCCGCCTGGGCAAGCCAGAGGAGATCGCCGACCTCGTCGCCTTTCTCGCCTCGCCCCGCGCGGCATTCATCACCGGCAGCATCATGGTCGCCGACGGCGGCCAGTTGCGTTAGCTGAACAGGAGCTTTCGGATGGCAAGCCCGTCTTCACGCTACGACCTGAGCGGCCGCACCGCGCTCGTGACCGGCGCAGGCGGCCTGCTCGGGCGGCAGCATGTCGCCGCGCTTTCGGAGGCAGGCGCGCGCGTCGTCGTCACCGACGTCGGGCTTGCGCAAGCCGAAGCGGCTGTCGCCGCGCTCAAGCAGAATGCGCCATCCGCCGAGCTGATCGCGCTTGCGATCGACGTCACCACGCTCGATTCGGTGCGAGCCGCAAACGAGCAACTTTCCGGCCGTGGCATCTCCATCGACATTCTCGTCAACAACGCGGCGATCGACCCTAAGGTGACGTCCGCACCGGGCGTGACGCACTCCTCGCGCTTCGAGGCGTTTCCGGTGCCGCAATGGCAGACCGAGATCGCCGTCGGCCTGACCGGCGCAATGCTGTGCGCACAAGTGTTCGGCGGCGAGATGGCAGCGCGCGGCCGCGGCGTGATTCTCAACATCGCCTCCGATCTCGGCGTGATCGCGCCGGACCAGCGGCTCTACCGCCAGCCGAACGTATCACGCGAAGAGGAACAGCCGGTGAAGCCGGTGACCTACTCGGTGATCAAGCACGGCTTGATCGGGCTGACGAAATATCTGGCGACCTATTGGGCCGATCACGGCGTGCGCGTCAACGCGATCTCGCCGGGGGGCGTCTTCAACAACCAGGATCCGGCCTTCGTTGAACGACTGACCCGCCTGATCCCGATGGGCCGCATGGCCGATGTCGACGAATACCGCGCGGCGGTGCAGTTCCTCTGCTCGGACGCCTCGAGCTACATGACCGGGCAGAACCTGGTGATGGATGGCGGGCGAAGCGTGTGGTAGCCATGGCAGCTTGACTTTCTCGCTCCAAAGCTGAAAGTCATGGATGCTGCAGCTTGTGATCGTGGAGCTTCAGCCAACCGCGCGG
This region includes:
- a CDS encoding SDR family oxidoreductase, coding for MKLELTDRVALVTGASRGIGLAIATMLAAEGAKVALAARGADALNAARAAVGAQSSVHLADVTDPAAATALVQEVERQWGRLDILVCNVGSGASVPPGKETAAEWSRVMDLNLFATTNMIEAARPLMARGGGDRAIVCISSIAGMAALGAPVTYHAAKAALNATVRGLARPLALEGIRINAVAPGNILSADGTWARKLAENSAAVEEMLVRDVALRRLGKPEEIADLVAFLASPRAAFITGSIMVADGGQLR
- a CDS encoding SDR family oxidoreductase, which produces MPDLSAFSLSGKIAVVTGASRGIGAAIASGLKDAGATVFGLSRSGTAPQDVGAVACDLSDDAAIGRAFDAIAAQGGRIDALVNAAGISLAAQSAESELARFRATVATDLTGVYATILAAHPLLKNAGSAAIVNVTSINSVRGFPGNPGYVAAKAGLAGLTRALAADYAPDGIRVNALAPGYVATEMTATSFADPVMHEARRRHTMLGRWGQPADMVGAAVFLASEASAYVTGQEIFVDGGWIAKGLAISSDSKS
- a CDS encoding sugar phosphate isomerase/epimerase family protein, which gives rise to MTQTLQRIGFMQGRLSALVDGKIQAFPWDEWRDEFPRAKELGLTRMEWTIDQERLRENPLMTEQGQQDILALSRENSVRIPSLTGDCFMQAPFWKVDAVVRDSLVADLDRLIAACSRIGIEFVVIPLVDNGKIERESESDTLKRVLLARSEQLARRNVKIVFESDLPPGELARFMEAFPAEIFGINYDSGNSASLGYDSHEEIDAYAPRILNVHVKDRIRGGTTVPLGSGNADLAKTIRLIERSGYKGQYILQTARASDGDHAGALAKYRDMTVGWIEDAAR
- a CDS encoding SDR family oxidoreductase; this translates as MASPSSRYDLSGRTALVTGAGGLLGRQHVAALSEAGARVVVTDVGLAQAEAAVAALKQNAPSAELIALAIDVTTLDSVRAANEQLSGRGISIDILVNNAAIDPKVTSAPGVTHSSRFEAFPVPQWQTEIAVGLTGAMLCAQVFGGEMAARGRGVILNIASDLGVIAPDQRLYRQPNVSREEEQPVKPVTYSVIKHGLIGLTKYLATYWADHGVRVNAISPGGVFNNQDPAFVERLTRLIPMGRMADVDEYRAAVQFLCSDASSYMTGQNLVMDGGRSVW